A portion of the Melitaea cinxia chromosome 1, ilMelCinx1.1, whole genome shotgun sequence genome contains these proteins:
- the LOC123653854 gene encoding myrosinase 1-like — translation MATGTKGSATIIALLAITHSGIAQYTKFPEGFTFGVATAAHQIEGAWNVSGKSENVWDRLSHSNPWMIADGTNGDIACDSYNKYQEDVDALAYLGVDFYRFSLSWARILPSGRIDNINPDGIRYYNDLLNALAEKNIEPLVTLFHWDLPQSLQDLGGWANPKMIDYFRDYADVCFREFGDRIKSWITINEPYEICEDAYGDEKKAPAILSHGVGNYLCSDTLLKAHAEVYHLYNDTYRPQQNGRIMISINSIWYEPENPDNAEQVALAEVANQFKFGWFAHPIFTEKGGYPDVMVENVAQQSQVEGLTKPRLEQFDNYWIERIKGTSDFLGINHYTTHLVTGPGVDPTARSPSWLKDIGAVTSLEVGGDSASEWLRVVPTGFANLLRWCKSSYNDPPIYITENGFSDRGTLEDYGRIQYFNDYLSAILQVIYEDNVKVLGYTVWTLMDNFEWRAGFSERFGLYYVDINDPERPRTPKLSVEYYKQLVANRELPQDERFKDPAVRGRN, via the exons ATGGCGACCGGCACAAAGGGATCTGCAACTATTATCGCCCTGTTAGCTATTACCCATTC AGGAATTGCGCAGTACACAAAATTTCCGGAAGGATTTACTTTTGGTGTAGCAACAGCTGCTCATCAAATTGAGGGTGCATGGAATGTCAGTG GAAAATCAGAAAATGTTTGGGATCGTTTGTCACACTCGAATCCCTGGATGATCGCTGATGGAACAAATGGAGACATTGCATGCGACTCTTATAACAAATATCAAGAGGACGTAGACGCACTCGCCTACCTCGGCGTGGACTTTTACAGGTTCTCTCTCTCCTGGGCAAGAATTCTGCCAAGCGGCCGTATTGATAACATAAATCCAGATGGAATTCGATACTACAATGACTTACTTAATGCTTTGGCCGAGAAGAATATTGAACCATTG GTCACCTTATTCCACTGGGATTTGCCGCAATCCCTTCAAGATCTTGGTGGATGGGCCAATCCTAAAATGATCGATTACTTCCGTGATTATGCCGACGTATGCTTCAGAGAATTTGGCGACAGAATAAAGTCTTGGATTACTATTAATGAGCCATACGAAATTTGTGAAGATGCTTATGGTGACGAAAAAAAAGCTCCAGCTATTTTAAGCCATGGTGTTGGAAACTATTTATGTAGTGACACACTTCTCAAGGCCCATGCTGAAGTGTACCATTTGTATAATGACACCTATAGGCCACAACAAAATGGAAGGATAATGATCTCAATCAACTCTATATGGTACGAGCCAGAAAACCCGGACAATGCCGAACAAGTTGCCCTTGCAGAAGTGGCGAACCAGTTCAAA TTCGGATGGTTTGCGCATCCCATTTTCACTGAAAAAGGCGGATACCCAGATGTTATGGTCGAAAACGTAGCACAGCAAAGCCAAGTTGAAGGTCTTACTAAGCCTCGTCTGGAACAATTTGATAACTATTGGATCGAAAGAATTAAGGGTACTTCCGATTTTTTGGGTATTAATCACTATACGACACATTTGGTAACTGGACCAGGCGTAGACCCTACTGCTAGATCTCCTTCCTGGTTGAAAGATATTGGCGCGGTTACCTCATTAGAAGTCGGTGGTGACTCAGCTTCAGAGTGGCTACGA GTTGTTCCGACTGGTTTTGCAAACTTGCTACGTTGGTGTAAGAGCTCTTACAATGATCCACCAATTTATATCACCGAAAATGGATTTTCAGACCGTGGTACTTTAGAAGACTATGGACGCATTCAGTATTTTAAT GACTACCTTTCAGCAATTCTGCAGGTGATTTACGAGGACAATGTCAAAGTCCTCGGTTATACTGTGTGGACTCTTATGGATAATTTTGAATGGCGCGCCGGGTTTTC